One Methanobrevibacter arboriphilus JCM 13429 = DSM 1125 DNA segment encodes these proteins:
- a CDS encoding orc1/cdc6 family replication initiation protein encodes MTNIFDNLADKGSVFKDKQYLDHRFLPDNLPHRKDQITGIAKYWIEALNNVTPSDVTIYGKTGTGKTAAAKFAMKQLEEAASNKELRIRTEYIRCTDYTTEYQVIAKLCQQMGRDVPYRGWTKAEVVNTFRDILKSNLYGNKMILIVVLDEIDILLKNDGDGILYTLTRTDNVSILSISNYVDFKKFIKSRVMSSFRDREIVFPPYGAQQLVDILEERSRLSFNLETLTNDVIPLCAAMAAKEEGDARYALDLLRTAGEIADEKESKLVHGEYVREAKDKIEHNKITDLITTLPAQQQRVLEAILNLTQEKEEITSGKLYDTYKEVSKGDTVSYRRIFDFINELEMLGIISTNTISRGRGRGRTNIISLQCDNEILEDALYSI; translated from the coding sequence ATGACTAATATTTTCGATAATTTGGCTGATAAAGGTTCCGTTTTTAAAGATAAACAATATTTAGACCATAGATTTTTACCTGATAATTTACCTCATAGAAAAGACCAAATTACGGGCATAGCTAAATACTGGATAGAAGCTTTAAACAATGTAACACCTTCTGATGTAACTATTTATGGAAAAACTGGGACTGGAAAAACTGCGGCAGCTAAATTCGCAATGAAACAATTAGAAGAAGCAGCTTCTAATAAAGAATTAAGAATTAGAACTGAATATATTAGATGCACAGATTATACAACAGAATATCAGGTTATAGCTAAACTTTGTCAACAAATGGGAAGAGATGTTCCTTATAGAGGATGGACTAAGGCAGAAGTTGTAAATACTTTTAGAGATATTCTTAAATCTAATTTATATGGAAATAAGATGATTTTGATTGTTGTTTTAGATGAAATAGATATTCTTCTTAAAAATGACGGAGATGGTATTCTTTATACACTAACAAGAACTGATAATGTGTCAATATTATCTATAAGTAATTATGTTGACTTTAAAAAATTTATTAAAAGCAGAGTTATGAGTAGTTTTAGAGATAGAGAAATTGTCTTTCCTCCATATGGAGCTCAACAATTAGTTGATATTTTAGAAGAAAGATCAAGACTATCTTTTAATCTAGAAACATTAACTAATGACGTTATTCCTCTTTGTGCAGCTATGGCTGCTAAAGAAGAAGGAGATGCAAGATATGCATTAGATCTTTTAAGAACAGCTGGTGAAATAGCGGATGAAAAAGAATCTAAACTTGTCCATGGTGAATATGTTAGAGAAGCAAAAGATAAGATTGAACATAATAAAATAACAGATCTTATTACCACACTACCTGCTCAACAGCAAAGAGTGTTAGAAGCAATTTTGAATTTAACTCAAGAAAAAGAAGAAATTACCTCTGGTAAACTTTATGATACATATAAAGAAGTTTCTAAAGGAGATACAGTTTCATATAGAAGAATTTTTGACTTTATCAATGAACTTGAAATGCTTGGAATTATTTCTACAAACACAATTTCAAGAGGACGTGGTAGAGGAAGGACTAATATAATTTCTTTGCAATGTGATAATGAAATATTAGAAGACGCACTATATTCTATTTGA
- a CDS encoding cobalt-precorrin 5A hydrolase, whose translation MNIAILSVSKKGKILSSKLKLLLSQDPTIINVDTYHKNIKNNIDNIFIANEDNLKYDAIIGIMATGILIRSIAKKIKNKAIDPAILAMDDNGKFTISLLSGHLGRANELTLKISKLINSEPVITTATDTNNKIGIDSLSNKYYWEIINKNEILEFNKAILDEKNIRIFLNNNKNSNVRYINDLEDFLTNKNKNTLEIIDLKDKEMSIKNIDNIFISSTISNSVYNSNNKFSHDESSYNLSKNNKFELNNLINEKNSFKDLDFNNSYFKENNFKHSDFKHTDFKDNYFDIFANFNNNYIFFKQKKLVVGIGSRANIKKENVLNAIKIAMHNLKIPIGRIDAIATAEIKANEEGILKTAKHLKIPLKIVSLNEIRKLNNKTISDSDFVKDKFNIPGVAEPSALIIANKNENNSKLIHKKIAIDGVTVAVAVSN comes from the coding sequence ATGAATATTGCAATATTATCAGTTTCAAAAAAAGGAAAAATCCTTTCATCAAAGCTTAAATTGTTATTATCTCAAGATCCAACTATAATCAATGTTGATACATATCATAAAAATATTAAAAACAATATTGACAATATTTTTATCGCTAACGAGGATAACTTAAAATATGATGCTATTATTGGAATAATGGCTACAGGAATCCTTATAAGATCTATAGCTAAAAAAATTAAAAATAAAGCTATAGATCCTGCTATTTTAGCTATGGATGATAATGGAAAGTTTACTATTAGTTTACTTTCTGGTCATCTCGGCAGGGCAAATGAATTAACTTTAAAAATATCTAAATTAATTAATTCAGAACCAGTAATAACCACTGCCACAGATACTAATAATAAAATTGGCATTGATTCTCTTTCAAACAAATATTATTGGGAAATTATCAATAAAAATGAAATTTTAGAATTCAACAAAGCAATTTTAGATGAAAAAAATATTAGAATTTTTTTAAATAATAATAAAAATTCTAATGTAAGATATATCAATGATTTAGAGGATTTTTTAACTAATAAAAATAAAAATACACTTGAAATCATTGACCTAAAAGATAAGGAAATGTCAATAAAAAATATTGATAATATATTTATTTCATCTACAATTAGTAATTCAGTATATAATTCCAATAATAAATTTAGCCATGATGAATCTAGCTATAATCTCTCTAAAAATAATAAATTTGAATTAAATAATCTTATTAATGAAAAAAACAGTTTTAAAGATCTTGATTTTAATAATTCTTATTTTAAAGAAAATAATTTTAAACATAGTGATTTTAAACATACTGATTTTAAAGATAATTATTTTGATATTTTTGCTAATTTTAATAATAACTATATATTTTTTAAACAAAAAAAGTTGGTTGTTGGAATTGGGTCAAGAGCAAATATAAAGAAAGAAAACGTTTTAAATGCTATTAAAATAGCTATGCATAATTTAAAAATTCCAATTGGACGAATTGATGCAATTGCCACAGCTGAAATTAAAGCTAATGAGGAAGGAATTTTAAAAACAGCTAAACATCTTAAAATACCTTTGAAAATTGTATCTTTAAACGAAATAAGAAAGTTAAATAATAAAACTATATCTGATTCAGATTTTGTAAAAGACAAATTTAATATTCCAGGAGTTGCTGAACCATCAGCTCTTATAATAGCAAATAAAAATGAAAACAATTCAAAACTTATTCATAAAAAAATAGCTATTGATGGTGTTACAGTTGCAGTTGCAGTTTCTAATTAA